The Leishmania mexicana MHOM/GT/2001/U1103 complete genome, chromosome 29 DNA window CCAAGACCCCGATCCCCACCGCGGCCACCGCTaccgccagcgctgccgtgaGCAGCGAGCATGCAAAGCGTTTCCAGGAGGCCCTGTGTGTGGACTCAGTGGATATGGCGCTACTGCGGGAGCTGAGCTGGCAGGGCTGCCCTGTTGCTCTCCGGTACGAGGCATGGATGTTTCTCACCGGatgctggacggcgcaggcaGCAACGCGCCAGCCGACCGTGTTGAGGCGTCGTGTCGAGTACGTCGCGTATATCCACAGCTCCTACGGCATCGTCGACTGGGACGCCGTGTGCGCGATGGTGGACAGTGGCGTCGACACAGCCGTGCACCGGTCAACCCTCAAGTCACTCGAGCACACTGCTGATGCATCGCAGGTGGCCCCACCGCACGGTATCTCACGGAGTTTCttgcgtgctgcgccgctgacgactggcggcagcacagGCACGGCGGCAAaggaggctgctgccgctctgcctccgTCCCTTTTGCAGCGCCCAGACGGGCTGCAgagcgcctccctccccctcgagGATGTTCGATCGAAGTTGCCGCAGAACACGGGCGAGAgtgacgcgccgccgccgtcgcagctgccacaGCACCAGTCAGCGGATCTCCAGACAGCAAGCCCTTCCCTGGGCACTCTGCCAGCCCCCTCTGGTTCCTCGTTCCGCGCCCCCGCCTCGGTGGGGTTCATCGATACCGCCGGTGCCGGTCCGGCTTTTCCTCCCCAAATTtctgcgccacctctccCCGGGTTTGCGACGCTCGGGCTGTCGAATGTGGtgccagcgacggcggcgccatctgctgccagtggcggtggtggcggggcgACAGGGCACCAGCTTAGTGCCAGCACGATGCTGGGCTCGAAGGAGTTGCAGACGCTGAAGCAGATCCGAAAGGACATACCTCGCATGTCGGGCGGCCACTGCTACCTGCGCCACCCACGCGTGCAGGGCTCCATTGAGCGCATCCTGTTCATCTGGTCCCTGCGCCACCCGGCCTGCGGCTACGTGCAGGGCATGAATGACCTTGTTGTTCCGTTCATGGGCGTGGTGCTGGGCTACCGCTTCTGTCCGACTCACTCGGTAACAGAGCTGCACGCCTACACCGAGGACATCTTCGACGATCTGTGGTCCGTCTCGGCAGTTTCGGTTACGCAGTGGATCaacgaggtggaggcggatGTATACTGGATGACCTCGTATTTGCTCAACACCATGCAAGATAACTACACGAGCAGTCACGCCGGGATCACGTCCATGATGCGGCACCTCGCTGCGGTCGTGCAGGTTGCCGACCCGCCGCTCTACCATCGCTTGGTGGATGTGTTGCAGCTCCACTTTGATCAGTTTTCCTTTCGGTGGATGAACTGCTTGCTAATGCGCGAGCTGACCGAAACGCagtcgctgcggctgctcgaCGCGTATCTGTCCGATGAggagcggcggtggagtGTCACgcacgtgtacgtgtgcgcggcactgctgctgcgctggggCTCACAGCTGATGGCGTTTTGCGAGGACTATATCAGTGTAATCAAGTTCTTGCAGGAACTACCAACGGAGCagctgtcgctgcgcgaCATGCAAGATGTGCTCTCAGAGGGCTTTGTGCTGCAGAACCTGTATGAGGCCTCCCTGAAGCGATTGTCCACGACTGCGGAGTGAAGGGCGCGGGCAGGCCGATCTCGTCACGAACGGCACGTGCGTCGCAGCACGTTTTCGTTCTGGACGTTGTCGGCGTGCGCGCATGGACAGGGCGCTGCCTGTGCGTAGCGTGGACGTACGCCATGCCACGCTCACTCCCCCCAACCACGGAGTGAGCGCTCTGTCCCTCTTTTTGGGCGCATACTTGGATGCGTGCTACTCGTGCCTCGCTGCTTTCTTTCTCCCTGCACCTACGCTTTcgactcccccccccgtgtGCGCAGTcgcatgtttttttttttgcggcGAGCATTGTGCCTTGGACGATTTCCCTCCCTAGCCCCCTTTCCActtctctctgcctcgctctctccttcttccgCTCATAGCACCTGCCTACCCCCCTCAAAGACAAAAAAACAAACGAAGTGCAGCGCGCAGACTGCAGTGATGGaggggccccctccccctccctctgtgtctcCCGTGCACAGCGCTGTCACGGGGGTGTTGGATTCCATCCACCACTCTCGCCctccggctgcggcgcctcctccccgtcgTGTTCCTCTTGCGAGGGGATGGCGAACCAGCGGTACTCCGTTCCGCCCGTGGGCAcgccttttgtttttttctttccgcatgtgcttgtgtgctcccttcgccgccgtgcccccccccctcctctcccttcccctccatGTGCACGGGAGACGTCCAGCGCGTCGCGGTGTTTCGATGCCTGCTCATGCGTGACGCCTCAcatctctcttctcccttcgACCTacctccctcgctctctctgtacTGCGCATCACCCCTCATCACgaacacccacccacacacgctgGACGGATCATGTCGCACAGCTCACTGAGGCGAACACCAGAAACTTCACGGCATACCGCAACGGACAAGAACTCGATCCAGCTCCATAGCGCACACGCCAAACCTCTTTCTTTCACCACTGCACCACGCGGCTCAGCGATGGTGAAGTTGGATGTCACTCTCCTCCGCTTCATGGAGGATGAGGACTTTCGCGTGCTCACGGCGCTCGAGATGGCCATGCGCAACCACGACGTCGCCCCGACCGCGCTCGTTGAGCGTATCGCCCAGCTGCCCCACGGGGGGTGCCGTAAGCGACTCAACAACCTCCTCAAGCACAAGATGATTCACCATGAGAACACCATGTACGACGGCTACGCCATGAAGTACGGCGCGTACGACTACCTagcgctgcgcacgctgaGCAAGCGCGGCACCTGCACAGGTGTGGGCCACCGCATTGGGTGCGGCAAGGAGTCTGATATTATCTTAGTACGGGATGAGGCCGGTCACGAGTGCGTGCTcaagctgcagcgcctcggtCGCTGCTCATTTCGCAGTGTGGCGCGCAACCGCGACTACAAGGGGAACGGCCGCGCCCGTCATGGGGAGAGCTGGTTTTACCTGTCGCGCCTCGCCTCGCAGAAGGAGTACTCGTTTATGAAGATGCTGTATGACGAGGGATTTCCAGTGCCGAAACCAATCGATCAGAACCGCCACGCGCTGCTCATGGAGCTGGTACCGGGAACCCTGCTGAACAACATCACGGAGCTCGGAGACGCCAGCAAGGTGTACCGCCGCGCCCTGGAGCTGATGGTGAAGCTGGCCGAGTCGGGGCTCATTCACGGTGACTTTAACGAGTTCAACTTGATGATCACGGACGACCAGCGTGTCATCATGATTGACTTTCCGCAGATGATCTCCATCAACCACCCCAACGCGTCCGAGCTCTTTGACCGCGATGTACAGAACCTCGCCAACTTCTTCCACCGCCGCTTCAAGGTGGACACGACGTGGTTCCCATCACTGGAGAAGGACGTGGTGCGCAAGGGCGAGCTGGATAAGCAGGTGTACGCGAGCGGGCACTTCACGCgcaagcagcaggaggatCTGGAGCGGCTCATGCTGGAGGGCTTCCAGCGGGGTGAGAAGAGCGATGACGAGGCAGGCTCGCAGGAGCGCGACAGTGATGCGAGCGACGATGACGGTGCTGAAAATGCGTCGCAGCCTTCGGACATAGGCAACGCGGACGTGGAGGCGGGAGGGGCGGGCACGTTCACGACCATATCCGGCGGCGCAAGGGGCGGCGAGAGTgacgaggagagggaggataGCAGCGATGACGATGTGAGTGAAGGCAGGTTGCTCGACGAGGCCATGGGCGCCGAACGCGAGCGGCGCCAAGGCGAGCTCTACGCCCGCAGCGCTGACCGCAACGAGAACTTTCTCCCGGATGGAAAAATCAACGAAGACCATGTGAAGCACCAGATTCGCAAGAACATTCGCCGCAAGGACAACCACGACTTCAACCGCCACCTGCATCGCAATGTGCAGAAGGGTCGGCAGAAGCAGAAGATTCAGCGTCAGCTCAAGAGCTCGAATGGTGGCGGCTTCTTCGACTAGGGTGCGCAGGTGTACGTGCTTCttcttgtgtgcgtgtgggggggaggggaggaggggagagggaggggcggtgggACGTGCAATTCCTGTGCCTGTCAGCTCGTTGGTAATAGTGGCGGTGCACCTGTCGCGATTAGGCGCCGCTTTCTTTTCGCGGGCGGGCGAGGTGGTTCTCGCCACATCtcctttctcccccccccctccccctccccacgccaCATCGTACTCGGCCCTCGGCAGAGCGAGGCGGGCTaggtggatgggtgggtggatggggGGGGTGTATCCCTTGATTTCCTACgactctctcgctcttgtTGCGCACACTCGGCTGCCATGTTTCTTCCCTGGTGTCGCTGTGGAGGCGATTTAACGAGtaaaaaacaaacaaacaaaagggCAGACGAGGAGCGGGGGCGGACGGGCAGCCCCGCTGTcggcgtgcgggtgcggctTTCGTGTCTAAAAagcgcttctctctcccgctctttcttttttcttttgtttttgctTCCTCATTGCTGTTGTCAGGTGCCGGCTGCTCCTCAAGCggcgcacgtacgcgcgcCATATATACACTGCGGATACCAAGGTATCCGCAGCCGCATGCTGCAGCAGTCTTGCCGGGAAGCCGCCTACAGTGGCGTGGTTGCAGACAGCAGCGATGTGCGCCGATTTTGAGGCGCGCACCTTGTGGCCATGAATGGCCAAATCCTTACTCTTGGCTGCCGATCACATGGTACAATACTTGTCCTCTGgcgtgtgtgagagagaggacacCCGCCGAGTGAGGAGCAGGTGTAAgtaggtgtgtgtgagtgtgtatGCCACTCGCGCCACGAGTCCACATTGTGGCGGCGCACCACGACCTTCCGCTGTGGCGCCACGAGTCACCCACCCAGTCCTGTTCGGCTTCACATTTTGCGCCGCacgacccctccccctcctctccaccactGTCTTTGTATCGACTCACcactccctcttctctcttgccGCCAACACGCGCCCGTCACCCTCGggcccacccacccacacgcacgcacacgctcgcaagcacacacgcgcacgcacatacataGATAAAAgcacccctccctttctctccagaaaaagaaaaccggTTTGCATTGGCCttgtacccccccccccccccccccatacCGGGCacccacatacacgcacTCTCCACCTCGACCCACACCGAAGACGACGGCAACGACATTGGCGGGCAGGAGAAGAAAACTCAGTCATCCGCGGCTTTCGCCCGCTGTTGTTTGTCCTTGTCCTTCCTTCTCCCTGCTCCGCTCATCATCGTCGCACTCTCCCTGTTCTCCTCGCCGTGCAACGATCCCGGCTTGCCGGACACCCGCAccgtctctcgctccccTCATCGTTTCGTCCTTTCTCTCGTTTCGGCTTTCACTCCACGCACGTGAGTCTGCCCAGAGCGGTGCAAGTAGCGCACAACAGATCGGCGGATCTGTTTTTCAGACACTCTTCCAGTTgcaggcagcagcaccagcagcggagCACACAGGAGCTAGGTACGAGCGCAGACTTCGTTTCTCCGCCAGCTCAGCAGGACCTGCTTTtcctgcgtgtgccgctTTGTCGTTGAATGCATGGCTGTGGtaacggtggtggtgtcgacGTAGTGGactccttttccttctcgctGTTGTTTGATGGGCAGTCTCCAGCCCCTCTCTTGCACACATCTTACAGAAATacgtcgctctctctgtgttgtTCTGCGCAAGcgtttctcctcctcctcaagATCCGCTCACCCCTTCACACGTCGCCAGCGCGCCACTCCACACTGTGCATTCTCTGCCCCACATACATAGAaaacggggaggaggagggactGAGAGCCAGCGTGtttgtgcctgcgtgtgtaGACGACCGAAGCGAAAAGGGCTCGCACGTATCGGAATCGCAGCGGGAGCAACGACCCCTCCCACAccgccttttcctcccccttccaccaAAGACGAAGACAAAAAacttggaggaggaggaaagggaacACCAAAACGAGGACGTACCTCATACACGCAGACGCACCACTACTGAGGGTGAGCGGGAGAGGCAGCGCCCCTGCCTGCACGCCTGTAGCGCGCATACATAGAAGAGCGTCTTTcgcttttttccttttcttgaCCGCCAGTCCcctggggggagggggctctGCAGACAGAGCACTCATCCAGCAACCCTTTTCTTTTGAAGTCGGCGAAGGGCTGTGCACCTAATGCCTCTGACTCGTGCAGGTGCCGCATCACGTAGCGGCAAAGGCTCGACGGCGGACGCCGTCCAGACTGCGTTTCGTGATGTCACGAACAGCTATCTTAATGCGAACAAGGAGAACATCCCTCCCGGATACCTTGGCGGTGGCCATGGCTCCGCCTCTCTAGGAGGGGACAGTGGTaacagtggtggtggtggtggcggctgcagtgCGTCCAGCCCTAATGTGTGGAGCGGGAGTAGTGAAACACTGCTGCGGGACACCGGCTTCTGCGGTACACCCCTGCAGACGGGCTTTGCGCGCGCTGGAAGCGAATCCGTCTCGGATGCGGTGGAGTGTGTGACGGATAAGCCTAGCTTCGGTGCGGCGTTGTTCACCGAACCAGCAGGTACACTGTTGCCCAGCGGTCCCGCAGTggaggccgccgcagcgcacgggGCACTTACCCCTATGACACCCAAGGGGCGGGCCTTGAgcggctgcaccgcgacCGCAGGGAACCCCAGTGAAGACAGAGGCCTCCTCGGTGTTTCGCGAACACCCGGACACAACGCCGCGCACCACCCAGCGCACAGaaacggcagcgccgcttgcaggtcgacgcagcagcgccagtgCGGTTTGAGCACGCCACATAGCAGCGATACCTCGGCGGTTGAAGCGACTCCAAATGAGGCCCGGCAGCGACCGTCTCGCGTGGCGAGAGCAACCCTGCTCGCCTCCCCGCTGTACGCGCCGTCAAATGGTGAGGGTGCGGCAGCTAACACACGGGCAAGCGGCGTGCAAGATGATAATGGGAGCGGCTCTCAGCCACCGTCGCAGTCATCGCTACTGTGCACTCCGAATGGAGCTTGCCGGTcagccgtcgtcgccgcagcggcgacggcggcagccactGGCACCCGCTCACGCCTCGACACGCCGACTCGCCTTGATGAGATTCCGCTCTTTTTCAACAACTCGTTCGAGTCCGGCTTTGAGTCGCCGACGGgggacgcagcggcaggcggcgggTACAATGCAACGCAGATGACGCCATACCACACGTACGACCTCCAGatggcggtggaggaggtgcttcGAAACTGCCTGGACAGCTATACCCCTGCCAAGTGCTCCGACGCGAGTGGGGCCACGCCACATGgatcgcggcggcgggtgcagcagcgacagacagccgccgcgcaggcggcTCCGTTCAACGCGTATGCGGCGCTCGAGTCGCTTCTCCCACCGTCTGCGATGGGTGCGGCAGGGAGAGACGGCTTGGAGGTCTGGGCACCGGCGATGCTGGGCTCCACGCCGGAGCGgctgacggcgccgcagggAGCATTTGCGGAGAGCGATGATGAGGGCGTGCTGACTACGCCGCAGAGCGACCGCGCATCGTGTGCCATGCCGTCCGCCGGCGTGCGCCGAGATCCGATGGCGTACTTTTCcactgcggcagtggcgactgccaacagcagcgagggtCGGTGCGGAGTGACGCgcaacgacgaggatggcgtgGAGTCTATCGGCAACTTGAgcgccggctgcggtgcCTGTGGAGGTGCCGCAGACTCCCTGTCCCAGAATTCGAGCGACGCGCGCAGCGGACTCGAGTTTAACTGCCGAAATGACCGTTGCGGTGGCCCCGACATGCTCGCCATGCTTGCTGCagccgtgcagcagcagcagcatccgcaGCACCCCCATCCCCACACTGAAACGTGTCCCCAGAGTGCGCACAGCACGACAGGGAGCATGGAGCTAAACTCGCGTGCCTTCTCGGAGCGCgatgtcgccgctgtcgcgcagcagcagtccacggcgctgccgccctcgtACGAAGTCGCCGCGTGCCACCAGAAGCCGCCGCACCACGGCGATCATGGCTATCCCGACCTCTCCTCGGCGCCATGTGTCACCGCCACGCAGGCACAGCCTCCGACTCGGCGCGGCCATCACCTTCCCCACGTCAAGGCGGCTGCGGGGTCGCTCATCGCCGTTGCTGGCCGCCGCGTTCCAGTAGACAAGTTGCACTTGCTCTCCATCGGCGATGAGCCATCCTTGTCGGCACCCTCGTCCATGGCCGGTCAGGCAGTCACGGCAGTGTCGTCGCGCGGTGGCCCAAAGCCACGGTCGCAGCAGTTGTCGTCTTCAGCGCTGCATCACGTCGAAGGGCCGTCAATGCGACGCGTGCCCAAGGCGAATCTAGTGACCGTAacccacgccgctgccgcaggtctagtggaggcagtggcgccaGTGCCACATGACCGTCACACTTCTGCGCCGTTCCACGAACGTGGCGCCGCACTTCCGCCATCCTCCTTCTACTCGACCTTGTCGGAGGTGGCCCCGGcgcgagccgctgccgctggcccATCGGCCCGTCGCGTTCCCTCTGCCATGGCTGTACAGCAGCGccccagcagctgcagtgtcGTCCCTGGCGTCGTGGCCTTGAGCTCAGCTGTGGATAGAGAAGGCGTGCAGCAGAGTAGTGAGGCGGAcgtcgtggcggtgctgcagttCCCCAAAGGTCAGACGATGCGCTTCTTGACAAATCTGTCCAgtgctgcgctggcgacCGCGAAGGATGCCGTCGCCCGAGATCTTGCTAGTTCAAAGCGAACCACTGGCGGCACTGCAACTTCCGTGCTGGCGTCCAGGTCACTGCTGAGGTGTGTTGAGGTGGGCAAGACATACCTTGCGCACGTGTACACTGAGGGAAGCCCTCATGAAGGCGTATCCTACGAGGACGTTGGCGTATGCGTGCAGCTAATCACCCCCTCTTCATCGCTGtacgctgcgctgctcggATGTGTGAATGGGGTGCTGCTTCGCAAAGTGGACATTCTCGTCAACGACGAAGACCGTAAGCAGCACgagcgcgtgctgctgcagcagactACTGCGTACATCGAGTGCGAGCGGCACTTCAAGTTCTCCGGCCTGCCCTTTCAGCTGGAGTCGATCTACTGCACCTTTGACGGCAGCGTGTGCATCATCTTTtaccgcctcctcgccgcggccgacgggtcggcgtcgtcgttcGCGTCGCATCGCCACCCGAGCACGTCGCGTATGGTGCGGGAGCTCAAGTTTCACCTGAACTGCCGCGTGTTCCTCAAGCGTTGCTTacaccgcacgcacacacacacacagaagaaATAAAGGGCGAGTGGGACGATGCGGCacactgcagcgccgcagacCTCATTTTGTTCTTTGGTGTTCGTTCTGCCTCTTCCATCCGCCACCTCGTCCAGTGGAAACCGATGACGTGCCGTACGGCGGAAAAGGGAATATGTTGGTCTCTGCAGAGCCCTCAGGGCAGAGTCGGTCGGTGCGgccagctccaccgccaTCCCTCTTTCCATCAGACACGCTGCAGTGGACTTGCCCGTCTGCAAACCATAGATGCACACAAACAGAGAAAGTGGATGAGACCCCcctcaccacacacacatacacacatacagtCATCGAGCCTGGCATCCGATGATGCATCCCTGCGGGTTGTgggcaaaagaaaaaaacagcaacaagg harbors:
- a CDS encoding putative GTPase activating protein, which translates into the protein MGTRQLSASAAPAPKASRGALHLNKLNVPAPPGCTATVSTFGPNTPLAKTPIPTAATATASAAVSSEHAKRFQEALCVDSVDMALLRELSWQGCPVALRYEAWMFLTGCWTAQAATRQPTVLRRRVEYVAYIHSSYGIVDWDAVCAMVDSGVDTAVHRSTLKSLEHTADASQVAPPHGISRSFLRAAPLTTGGSTGTAAKEAAAALPPSLLQRPDGLQSASLPLEDVRSKLPQNTGESDAPPPSQLPQHQSADLQTASPSLGTLPAPSGSSFRAPASVGFIDTAGAGPAFPPQISAPPLPGFATLGLSNVVPATAAPSAASGGGGGATGHQLSASTMLGSKELQTLKQIRKDIPRMSGGHCYLRHPRVQGSIERILFIWSLRHPACGYVQGMNDLVVPFMGVVLGYRFCPTHSVTELHAYTEDIFDDLWSVSAVSVTQWINEVEADVYWMTSYLLNTMQDNYTSSHAGITSMMRHLAAVVQVADPPLYHRLVDVLQLHFDQFSFRWMNCLLMRELTETQSLRLLDAYLSDEERRWSVTHVYVCAALLLRWGSQLMAFCEDYISVIKFLQELPTEQLSLRDMQDVLSEGFVLQNLYEASLKRLSTTAE